A genomic segment from Drosophila miranda strain MSH22 chromosome 3, D.miranda_PacBio2.1, whole genome shotgun sequence encodes:
- the LOC108158964 gene encoding uncharacterized protein LOC108158964, protein MSNTEVDKSIELISKTEELADKILANKHELTVMDKRRQETREALRLVEKSEEKKAWITIGSMLVKMPKDKAVELLKKDQQQIEKEINLIYSEQKVLVNKHRDLEFKSPFSGTNIKALDRHEFNALKANLHL, encoded by the exons ATGTCAAATACAGAAGTGGATAAAAGCATCGAGCTGATCTCCAAGACGGAGGAGCTGGCCGACAAGATATTGGCCAACAAGCACGAGCTGACGGTTATGGACAAACGGCGCCAAGAGACACGCGAGGCATTGCGCCTCGTGGAGAAGTCGGAGGAGAAGAAGGCCTGGATCACCATTGGGAGCATGCTGGTGAAAATGCCGAAGGACAAGGCAGTGGAGCTGCTCAAGAAGG ACCAGCAGCAGATCGAAAAGGAGATAAATCTGATTTACTCGGAGCAAAAGGTTCTGGTAAACAAGCATCGAGACCTGGAGTTCAAGTCGCCATTTTCGGGCACCAATATCAAGGCACTGGACCGACATGAATTTAATGCCCTGAAAGCGAATCTTCACTTGTAA